Proteins from a single region of Schistocerca gregaria isolate iqSchGreg1 chromosome 3, iqSchGreg1.2, whole genome shotgun sequence:
- the LOC126354550 gene encoding cuticle protein 16.5-like yields MYKLIVLAAVLAVAAAAPGFLGAPAVAYTAPAVAAAPVAYAAPAVVKAAVAAPAVAYAAPAVAYAAPAYHAPVAYAAAPAVVKTHYF; encoded by the exons ATGTACAAGCTG ATCGTCCTCGCCGCCGTGctggccgtcgccgccgccgcccccggcttCCTGGGTGCACCTGCTGTCGCCTACACCGCCCCCGCGGTGGCCGCCGCCCCcgtggcctacgccgcccccgctgtCGTCAAGgccgccgtcgccgcccccgctgtggcctacgccgcccctgctgtggcctacgccgcccccgcctacCACGCCCCCGTAGCCTACGCCGCAGCTCCCGCCGTCGTCAAGACGCACTACTTCTAA